GTTAATGTTTTTGTACGAATATAATCTAAAACTTCGAGTTCATCACTTAATTTCCACGTTTCTGCTTTGTTTAACCACATTAAAGGAGTATGAATGACAAAATCTTTGTCCATAGCTAGGCTTAATGTTACGTTCATTGATTTTATAAAACTATCGCGACAGTCTGGGTAGCCTGAAAAGTCTGTTTCACATACGCCTGTAATAATATGCTTAGCCCCAATTTGATAAGCTAGAGCGCCTGCAAACGACAAGAAAAGTAAATTTCTAGCTGGAACAAATGTATTAGGTATACCATCTTCATTATTAGTAATTTCCATATCATGTTGTGTTAATGCGTTTGGAGTAAGTTGTGATAATAATGACATATCTAAAACGTGATGTTTCATTCCTTGATCTTGTGCAATTTGTTTTGCGACTTCAATTTCAGTATCATGTCTTTGGCCATAATTAAACGTTACGAGTTCAACTTCTTTGAAATGTTTTTTTGCATAAAAGAGACATGTTGTACTGTCTTGACCACCACTAAAGACAACGATGGCTTTTTCATTATTTAATACACTTTCCATTTTGTAATTGCTCCTATCATTAATAATATTAATAAAGAGGTTAATGGCATTGATAAGCCCGTTTTTAATTTATAAAATAAAAAAAGCCTATCTCCATAAAAGATAGACGAAAGAAATGGGTTGCTCCTATAATATATATTAAAGGTTTACCAACGAATGTTTGAAATTTCAATGTCTAGTTTTTTATAGAGGGTTTCAGCTAGGAACCTCTGATATTCATTTATGTACGATGAATAGAATATACCATATATTAGTTAAAATCAAGGTCAGGATAATGACAATGCTTTTAAAGTTTTAGCTACATCCAATACATATTATAAAAATAAAACACATTTAGAACGGAGTATACAATGATTCTAGTCATAGATAATAATGATTCATTTACATATAATTTAATAGACTATATTAAGACTCAAACGAAACTAACAGTTCAAGTTGTTGGTATTGATAATCTGCTGATAGAAGACGTCATTAATATGAAGCCAAAAGCAATTGTTATTTCGCCTGGGCCGGGTAATCCGGATGATTATCCTATCTTGAATGAAGTGTTAGAACAATTTTATCAGCGTGTACCTATACTAGGTGTATGTTTAGGATTTCAATGTATCGTGTCTTATTTTGGTGGAAATATCATTCACGGCTATCATCCTGTACACGGACATACTACACAGTTACGCCATACCAATGAAGGTATTTTTCAAGGACTGCCTCAAAATTTCAATGTAATGCGTTATCATTCATTAATTGCTGACGGAGCGACTTTTCCAAATTGCTTAAAGATTACAGCAAAAAACGATGAAGCGATTATTATGGCATTTGAGCATATTAGATTTCCGGTTTTTGGTGTGCAATATCATCCTGAATCTATTTTGAGTGAATACGGTTATCGACAAGTTGAATTATTTTTATCGAAGGTAGGTGATTACTGTGAGAATAGAATATAATTATCGCTACTATTTAACTGAAAATGAATATAAGCAATACCATATTCAATTAAAGGGATTTATAAAGAAGTATGTTGCTACTAAGTTGGCTGATGTGGGAGAAGTGATACACTTTGCACAAGCGCAGCAACGACAAGGTAGATATGTCTCGTTATATTTAAGTTACGAAGCGGCAAAGTATTTTAATCATGCTATGTGTACACATTCATTAGCTAAAGATGATATTTATGCAGCAGCTTATAGTTTTGAAAAAGCGGAAAGCATAAATTCAACATATGAACATCAAACTTCTTATGTATCAAAGTATCATTTTTCATTTGTTGAATCTTCTGAGGTTATGATGACTAATATTAAACGTGTCCAACAAGCAATTGTTGAAGGCGAAACGTATCAAGTGAACTATACGGCGCGCTTAACGGATAACATTTATTATCCTATTAGTACTTTATATGAACGATTAACTCAATTTAGTAATGGTAATTATACTGCGTTATTACAAACTGATGAAATCCAAGTAGCGTCTATCTCACCAGAATTATTTTTTCAAAAAGGACAATTTAACAATGTCGATAACGTTATCATAAGCAAACCGATGAAAGGGACAATGCCTAGAGGTAAAACGGAAGCTGAAGATCAACAGTATTATAAAACATTGCAAACTTCTTCGAAAGATCGTGCAGAAAATGTCATGATTGTTGATTTACTAAGAAACGATATAGGGAGAATATCACAGAGTGGCTCAATTAAGGTGTATAAACTATTTTTTATTGAGGCATATAAAACTGTATTTCAAATGACTTCGATGGTAAGTGGAACTTTAAAAAATAATACAGACTTAACTCAAATTTTAACATCGTTATTTCCTTGTGGTTCGATTACAGGTGCACCGAAACTGAATACAATGAAATATATTAAACAATTAGAAAGTTCACCTCGTGGTATATACTGCGGAGCAATTGGACTATTACTTCCAACTGAAGATGATAAAATGATTTTTAATATTCCGATTCGCACTATTGAGTATAAATATGGACAAGCGATTTATGGAGTCGGAGCAGGTATTACAATTGATTCTAAGCCAAAAGATGAAGTGAATGAATTTTACGCAAAAACCAAGATTTTGGAGATGTTATAATGCAATTATTTGAAACAATGAAAATTGATAATGGACATATCCCTAGACTTACTTATCATACTAATCGCATAAAATGTTCTTCTGAGCGATTAAACTTTAAATTTGATGAACATGCATGGCGAAATGAATTAAACGATGTAACAACAAAGTATCACAGTGGTCAATATAGACTTAAAATCGTATTAAATGCTGAAAGCAAATTTGAAACGATAGTGTCACCTTTACCTGAGAAAAGTAGTTTTACAGCAAAATTTCAAGTGTTGCCCAAAGTAGTTAATCCAACTTTTATAAAAAATAAAACGACAGAACGAAAGCATTTAGCACACAATCATGAAACAGATTTAATATTGCTAACTTCAGAGGACGGCAAGGTCCTTGAATTTGATATTGGCAACATTGTCATTGAAGAGGATGGAAAATGGTACACACCAAGTTATAAAGATGATTTCTTAAAAGGATGCATGCGTGATTATTTAATAGATAGTGACAAACTTGTTGAAAAAGACTTTAATAAAAACGAATTGATTTATAAATATCATAACAATGAGATACGTTTATTTTTGATAAATAGTTTACGAGAGGTTGCCGATGTCCACCTTTGCCTTTAAAATTAGTATGATAATAAAGTAGAAAATGATGTGAAAACAAATTTAAAAATTAAATGGGGCCAAATATGATTATTGTTTATATTGTGCTGTTGTTAATTCTTGTATACGTAAATTATCGATTAGTGAATCGATTGCTATCTGAAAATAGAATATATGTTGTTCGTTTGATAGCAACAATTACTACTGTTATAAGCTTTATCCTTGTATACGCATTAATTCACGAACTTATGCCTTTTGTTGTGCGGGCAATGGATTTAATGTACCACCAGTAAATTTAGTGAGTAGGTAAAATGAACTATTCAATCGATTCTATAATTAAAAATGAAAGTAAAGTAACCAAATATTGAAGAGGTGTACAAATGAAAATATATAGTCAAGGTGACCAAGCCATTGTAGTCGCAATTGAAAAAGAAGTATCTAAAAGTTTAACCGAAGATTTATTAACACTTCGCTCATATTTAATTGAACAAAATTATCCATTTATTATAGAAATTGTGCCATCAGAATCAGACATGATGATTGTCTATGACGCAAGGGATATGATTAAACACCATAATATACAATCACCTTTTTTATACATGAAAGCACTAATAGAATCGAT
The genomic region above belongs to Staphylococcus aureus and contains:
- the queC gene encoding 7-cyano-7-deazaguanine synthase QueC produces the protein MESVLNNEKAIVVFSGGQDSTTCLFYAKKHFKEVELVTFNYGQRHDTEIEVAKQIAQDQGMKHHVLDMSLLSQLTPNALTQHDMEITNNEDGIPNTFVPARNLLFLSFAGALAYQIGAKHIITGVCETDFSGYPDCRDSFIKSMNVTLSLAMDKDFVIHTPLMWLNKAETWKLSDELEVLDYIRTKTLTCYNGIIGDGCGECPACHLRQRGLNQYLESKGAL
- a CDS encoding aminotransferase class IV, with amino-acid sequence MQLFETMKIDNGHIPRLTYHTNRIKCSSERLNFKFDEHAWRNELNDVTTKYHSGQYRLKIVLNAESKFETIVSPLPEKSSFTAKFQVLPKVVNPTFIKNKTTERKHLAHNHETDLILLTSEDGKVLEFDIGNIVIEEDGKWYTPSYKDDFLKGCMRDYLIDSDKLVEKDFNKNELIYKYHNNEIRLFLINSLREVADVHLCL
- a CDS encoding aminodeoxychorismate/anthranilate synthase component II, coding for MILVIDNNDSFTYNLIDYIKTQTKLTVQVVGIDNLLIEDVINMKPKAIVISPGPGNPDDYPILNEVLEQFYQRVPILGVCLGFQCIVSYFGGNIIHGYHPVHGHTTQLRHTNEGIFQGLPQNFNVMRYHSLIADGATFPNCLKITAKNDEAIIMAFEHIRFPVFGVQYHPESILSEYGYRQVELFLSKVGDYCENRI
- a CDS encoding anthranilate synthase component I family protein gives rise to the protein MRIEYNYRYYLTENEYKQYHIQLKGFIKKYVATKLADVGEVIHFAQAQQRQGRYVSLYLSYEAAKYFNHAMCTHSLAKDDIYAAAYSFEKAESINSTYEHQTSYVSKYHFSFVESSEVMMTNIKRVQQAIVEGETYQVNYTARLTDNIYYPISTLYERLTQFSNGNYTALLQTDEIQVASISPELFFQKGQFNNVDNVIISKPMKGTMPRGKTEAEDQQYYKTLQTSSKDRAENVMIVDLLRNDIGRISQSGSIKVYKLFFIEAYKTVFQMTSMVSGTLKNNTDLTQILTSLFPCGSITGAPKLNTMKYIKQLESSPRGIYCGAIGLLLPTEDDKMIFNIPIRTIEYKYGQAIYGVGAGITIDSKPKDEVNEFYAKTKILEML